Proteins from a genomic interval of Flammeovirgaceae bacterium SG7u.111:
- a CDS encoding ribose-phosphate pyrophosphokinase produces MSTVKIFSASASKYLAKKISHSYGKDLGKVTLQRFSDNEIGPYYEESIRGVDVYIIQSTFPPAENMMELLLMIDAAKRASANTVTVVLPYFGYARQDRKDKPRVAIGAKLIANLLTAAGASRLVTCDLHADQIQGFFDIPVVHLQGTAIFMPYIESLELENFIFAAPDMGGVKRARKYAKHFKTDMVICDKYRTRANEIASMQVIGDVTGAHVILVDDMIDTAGTLTNAADLIMEKGALSVRAICTHPVLSSDKAYERIENSALEALVVTDTKPLRKKSSKIKVLSVADLFAKAIRKINDNESISSLFLD; encoded by the coding sequence ATGTCCACCGTTAAAATCTTTTCCGCTTCGGCTTCAAAATATTTAGCCAAAAAAATATCACATTCCTACGGAAAAGATTTGGGAAAAGTAACCCTCCAGCGATTTAGTGATAATGAAATAGGTCCTTATTACGAGGAATCTATAAGAGGGGTCGATGTCTATATCATCCAATCTACTTTTCCACCCGCAGAAAATATGATGGAGCTTTTGCTGATGATAGATGCAGCAAAAAGAGCCTCGGCAAATACCGTAACCGTTGTATTGCCCTATTTTGGCTATGCCCGACAAGACAGGAAGGACAAGCCAAGGGTTGCAATTGGTGCTAAACTGATAGCTAACTTGCTAACTGCTGCAGGGGCAAGCAGACTAGTTACTTGCGACCTCCATGCCGACCAAATTCAGGGCTTTTTCGATATTCCTGTGGTTCACTTACAAGGTACGGCTATTTTTATGCCTTATATTGAGTCATTAGAACTAGAAAACTTTATCTTTGCAGCCCCAGATATGGGAGGGGTCAAAAGAGCCCGAAAATATGCTAAGCATTTCAAGACTGATATGGTCATTTGTGACAAGTACAGGACCAGAGCAAATGAAATTGCTTCCATGCAAGTGATAGGTGATGTGACTGGTGCCCATGTGATTTTGGTAGATGACATGATTGACACAGCAGGAACACTCACTAATGCAGCAGACTTGATCATGGAAAAAGGGGCGCTGAGCGTAAGGGCAATTTGTACCCACCCTGTTTTGTCTTCGGATAAAGCTTACGAACGAATAGAGAACTCGGCTCTTGAAGCTTTGGTGGTAACAGACACAAAGCCATTGAGGAAAAAGTCGAGCAAAATAAAAGTACTTTCTGTAGCCGACCTTTTTGCGAAAGCTATCAGGAAAATAAATGACAACGAGTCTATCAGTTCATTGTTTTTGGATTAA
- a CDS encoding 50S ribosomal protein L25/general stress protein Ctc: protein MKTIEIVGYKRDGLGKGDSKRLRENGDVPCVLYGGEENVHFYAPMMLFRDLVYTPNVHFVELNIEGKLYKAILQDLQVHPVSEVLLHIDFLELNETKEIKMEIPVKFTGSAPGILKGGKLVTKLRKLKVRSLPQHMPEFIEVSINGLELGKSVKVSSLKAEDYTILNNEMVTIGTIEIPRALKSAQTKAGDSEDEE from the coding sequence ATGAAAACTATTGAAATTGTAGGTTACAAAAGAGACGGTCTAGGAAAAGGAGATTCTAAAAGGCTAAGAGAAAATGGTGATGTACCATGTGTATTGTACGGAGGTGAAGAAAACGTTCACTTTTATGCTCCAATGATGCTTTTTAGAGATTTGGTTTATACTCCAAATGTTCACTTTGTAGAGCTAAACATTGAAGGAAAATTATACAAAGCTATCCTTCAAGATCTCCAAGTACACCCTGTAAGTGAAGTATTGCTACACATCGACTTTTTGGAGCTTAACGAAACAAAAGAGATCAAAATGGAGATCCCTGTTAAATTCACTGGATCTGCTCCTGGCATCTTGAAAGGTGGTAAATTGGTTACAAAGCTTAGAAAGCTGAAAGTACGTTCACTTCCACAACATATGCCTGAGTTTATCGAGGTATCTATCAATGGTTTGGAGTTGGGTAAATCAGTAAAAGTAAGTTCACTTAAGGCTGAAGATTACACTATCCTCAACAACGAAATGGTAACCATCGGTACTATCGAGATTCCTAGAGCTCTTAAAAGTGCTCAAACAAAAGCTGGTGACTCTGAAGACGAAGAATAG
- the pheA gene encoding prephenate dehydratase, which translates to MDLDQLRDRIDNIDTQLLELLSQRMQVVKDVGELKRAQGSIIYRPEREKAIIDRLSSLNKGLLTRAAIQDIFLEIFAVSRNLELPERIAYLGPEGSFTHQAAESRFGANSEYISLRDIKSVFENVETERVRFGVVPLENNQQGTVPETVDMLCSKDVKIVAEIPMAIHFTFATKEEDLSKITKIYSKDIAFRQCRNFINEYFDASVSEVEVASTSKAARLACENEGSAAICSHIGAKLHGLPVLYENIEDSSYNMTRFLIISKNIKNQKGDADKTTVVLKTPDTPGSLAVLLDEFEQEGINLSKLESRPARDGTTFKYWFIVDFDGHYKDENIKKIFKRHKEDLKFLGSYVKLC; encoded by the coding sequence ATGGATCTGGATCAACTGAGAGATCGAATTGACAATATTGACACCCAGCTACTAGAGCTCCTGTCCCAACGGATGCAAGTGGTGAAAGATGTGGGCGAGCTTAAGCGGGCGCAAGGCTCAATTATCTATCGCCCAGAGCGTGAAAAAGCGATAATTGATCGTCTTTCTTCGCTCAATAAAGGATTACTTACCAGAGCTGCCATTCAAGATATCTTCTTGGAAATATTTGCAGTGAGCAGAAACCTTGAGCTTCCTGAGCGCATTGCCTATTTGGGTCCTGAAGGAAGTTTTACTCACCAAGCAGCAGAAAGCAGGTTTGGAGCAAACAGCGAATATATTTCACTAAGAGATATAAAATCTGTTTTTGAAAATGTGGAAACAGAGCGGGTAAGGTTTGGGGTGGTACCGTTGGAAAATAACCAACAGGGAACTGTACCCGAAACCGTAGATATGCTTTGCAGCAAGGACGTCAAAATAGTGGCAGAAATTCCTATGGCTATTCACTTTACCTTTGCTACCAAAGAGGAAGATCTTTCAAAAATCACTAAAATCTACTCGAAAGATATAGCTTTCAGACAGTGCCGCAATTTTATAAATGAGTATTTTGATGCTTCAGTTTCCGAGGTAGAAGTAGCTTCTACTTCTAAGGCAGCGAGACTAGCATGCGAAAATGAAGGCAGTGCGGCTATTTGCTCTCATATAGGCGCTAAGCTCCACGGCTTGCCCGTGCTATATGAAAACATAGAAGACAGTTCTTACAACATGACCCGTTTCTTGATTATTAGTAAGAACATCAAAAATCAGAAAGGTGACGCTGATAAGACCACGGTAGTCCTTAAAACACCGGACACACCTGGTTCGTTGGCTGTGCTTCTAGATGAATTCGAGCAAGAAGGGATCAACTTGAGCAAGTTGGAAAGCCGTCCGGCAAGAGATGGAACGACCTTCAAATATTGGTTTATCGTTGATTTTGATGGCCATTATAAGGATGAAAACATCAAAAAAATCTTCAAAAGACATAAAGAAGACCTCAAGTTCCTAGGTAGTTATGTAAAACTTTGCTAG
- the pdeM gene encoding ligase-associated DNA damage response endonuclease PdeM — MSHIYIKHFIYGEELWLLPQKCIFLPSKKMLLLADLHFGKVGHFRKEGLALPPTVHLADLGTLKKTILALGAEKVLVLGDMFHSRANYEWGILSLWLEEMKDISFELIVGNHDVHSMDSLPQKLKAHGLPYYIIGRLVLSHEPLSIDEIPQGCYNLCGHIHPSVKLRGAGRQHLQLPCFYFGKEMGIMPAFGKFTGFVGVSAKPGDAIFAIVEGKVLQVC, encoded by the coding sequence ATGTCACATATATATATCAAACATTTCATTTATGGAGAAGAGCTTTGGCTCTTGCCGCAAAAATGCATCTTCTTACCTAGCAAGAAGATGTTGTTACTTGCTGACTTGCACTTTGGAAAGGTTGGCCATTTCAGAAAGGAGGGCTTAGCACTTCCGCCTACAGTTCATTTAGCCGACCTTGGAACTCTCAAAAAAACCATTTTAGCTTTGGGTGCAGAAAAAGTACTTGTGTTAGGCGATATGTTTCACAGCCGTGCTAACTATGAGTGGGGGATTTTAAGCCTTTGGCTTGAAGAAATGAAGGATATTTCCTTCGAATTGATAGTTGGAAACCACGACGTGCACAGTATGGATAGCTTACCCCAAAAGCTTAAAGCTCATGGGTTACCTTATTATATTATAGGAAGATTGGTCTTGAGCCATGAGCCACTTTCTATAGATGAAATTCCACAAGGGTGTTATAATCTTTGTGGGCATATTCATCCTTCGGTAAAGCTGAGAGGGGCAGGGCGACAACACTTGCAGTTGCCTTGTTTTTATTTTGGGAAGGAAATGGGAATTATGCCTGCATTTGGAAAATTCACCGGGTTTGTAGGTGTTTCTGCCAAACCCGGTGATGCTATTTTTGCAATAGTTGAAGGAAAAGTTCTTCAAGTTTGCTAG
- a CDS encoding SDR family NAD(P)-dependent oxidoreductase: MNLSGNTILISGGASGIGLAWAKAFAEKGNKVILLGRSQQKLEEVAKLGFHIIKCDLEVQEEIEAAVLELGNKYPNLNCLINNAGVQFNYSFSGTAIPFEKIRKEININLTGQIILTQLLIPLLNTQKQATIINTTSALGAFPKSNGLVYSAAKSGLRNFTIGLKNSLNSSSINVLEFIPPVTATPMTEGRKEAVLLPEDLIAEVLPQLQKDYRLLTTSKVRFFLWVAFLFPNLAYKILHKNL, encoded by the coding sequence ATGAACTTATCAGGAAATACAATTTTGATATCTGGAGGTGCTTCAGGGATAGGCTTGGCATGGGCAAAAGCTTTTGCTGAAAAGGGCAACAAGGTAATTCTTTTGGGAAGAAGCCAACAAAAACTTGAGGAAGTTGCAAAGCTTGGTTTCCATATCATAAAGTGTGACCTTGAAGTCCAAGAAGAGATAGAAGCAGCAGTACTGGAGCTTGGAAATAAATACCCAAACCTCAATTGCCTTATCAACAATGCTGGAGTACAGTTCAACTATTCCTTCAGTGGAACAGCTATTCCTTTTGAAAAAATAAGGAAGGAAATCAATATTAATTTAACAGGGCAAATCATTTTGACACAATTGCTAATTCCTTTGTTGAACACCCAAAAGCAAGCAACTATTATCAACACTACCTCTGCTCTTGGAGCTTTCCCCAAATCGAATGGTTTGGTATATAGTGCTGCAAAATCGGGACTTCGAAACTTTACAATTGGGCTAAAGAATAGCCTGAATAGCTCTTCAATTAACGTCTTGGAGTTTATTCCGCCTGTTACCGCTACACCTATGACGGAAGGTAGAAAAGAGGCAGTGCTTTTGCCTGAGGATTTAATAGCAGAAGTTTTACCCCAACTCCAAAAAGATTATAGACTGCTGACTACTTCGAAAGTTCGGTTTTTTCTTTGGGTTGCCTTCTTGTTTCCAAACCTTGCTTACAAGATTTTGCATAAAAACCTGTAG
- a CDS encoding Crp/Fnr family transcriptional regulator → MENQFFYSTLNQLHPITAKAWDDLNMTLEEKNIRKNAFLISEGEKASYCYFLVEGVVRVFYSNGESEYNKTFFVEGTFPTPLTALLSAAPSQLNFQALTPVKLLRFSYASFRGLFNTHRCLELLFLKIMEFNWIKKEQHDIRMVTNSATVNYQIFQEEFPKLEQLIPQYHIASYLGITPIQLSRIRAKLANSAS, encoded by the coding sequence ATGGAGAATCAGTTCTTTTATAGTACGCTGAATCAGCTTCATCCTATTACGGCTAAAGCTTGGGACGATTTGAACATGACTTTAGAAGAAAAGAATATTCGAAAAAATGCTTTTCTGATAAGTGAAGGTGAAAAAGCAAGCTATTGCTACTTTTTGGTAGAAGGAGTTGTGAGGGTATTTTATAGCAACGGAGAATCTGAGTATAACAAGACTTTTTTTGTAGAGGGTACTTTTCCCACTCCACTTACTGCCCTTCTTTCTGCTGCTCCTTCCCAACTCAATTTTCAGGCACTTACTCCAGTCAAATTATTACGGTTTTCTTATGCTAGTTTTCGGGGACTGTTCAACACTCACCGTTGTTTGGAGTTACTTTTTCTCAAAATCATGGAGTTCAATTGGATAAAAAAAGAGCAGCATGATATCCGCATGGTCACCAATTCTGCTACGGTAAATTATCAGATTTTCCAAGAAGAGTTTCCCAAGCTTGAGCAACTAATTCCCCAATATCACATTGCTTCCTACCTAGGAATCACTCCCATCCAGTTGAGTAGAATTAGGGCTAAACTTGCTAATTCTGCTTCTTGA
- a CDS encoding YMGG-like glycine zipper-containing protein: MRKIFLSTPIVALLVSVLFLGTTSYAQTAVVSEDGGGIYAIAPKIGLYVFPNKGQDAKQQEKDEFESYKWAVEQTGIDPLSMPEVRPEQVETGPDGSAVRGAARGAATGALIGAIAGDTGKGAAIGATAGALGGHAGRKARGQHAQAAANASAEQQEAEMLDNFKRAFTASMEGRGYTVK, encoded by the coding sequence ATGAGAAAGATATTTTTGAGTACACCGATTGTTGCATTATTAGTTTCAGTTTTATTTTTAGGAACTACATCATATGCCCAAACTGCTGTAGTTAGTGAAGATGGTGGCGGTATCTATGCCATCGCTCCTAAAATTGGGTTGTATGTTTTTCCTAACAAGGGTCAGGATGCCAAGCAACAGGAAAAAGATGAGTTTGAAAGTTATAAATGGGCGGTGGAACAAACTGGGATTGATCCATTGAGTATGCCAGAAGTTCGGCCTGAACAAGTAGAAACAGGTCCTGACGGATCAGCTGTAAGAGGTGCTGCTCGTGGGGCTGCCACAGGAGCATTGATCGGAGCAATTGCAGGCGATACAGGGAAGGGAGCTGCTATTGGTGCTACGGCAGGAGCACTTGGAGGGCATGCTGGAAGGAAAGCCCGTGGTCAACATGCTCAAGCTGCCGCAAATGCAAGTGCCGAACAACAAGAAGCTGAAATGCTCGATAATTTTAAAAGGGCATTTACCGCTAGTATGGAAGGTAGAGGATATACTGTGAAATAA
- a CDS encoding DEAD/DEAH box helicase, with product MKFEELNLKEEVLEGIFAMGFDEPTPVQEQVIPVILEGKDVIACAQTGTGKTAAFLLPIMDMTLESTGKIKALVISPTRELAQQIDQQLEGLAYFTNTSSIAIYGGGDGAGWEREKRALKEGVDIVVATPGKLLSYLKQGIGDFSGLEFLILDEADRMLDMGFLDDIMTIINMLPKKRQNLLFSATMPPKIRDFAAKMLVEPVEVTLAISKTAAGVVQAAFMVYEEQKIDLVSYLLRDDDVPSVIIFSSTKRKVSEITKALAAKNLSVREMHSGLDQKEREDVIRQFKNKSFNIMVGTDIVARGIDIDSISMVINFDVPNDAEDYVHRVGRTARAASTGEAVTFITKQEAYKFSQIEELIGQEVRKVKLPKSIGEGPVYDPSQKESRGGGRGYGKKPGNKSGKKKGSFTKKPRLKKRND from the coding sequence TTGAAATTCGAAGAACTTAATTTGAAGGAGGAGGTACTAGAGGGCATTTTTGCGATGGGGTTTGATGAACCCACTCCAGTACAAGAGCAAGTAATACCAGTAATATTAGAAGGAAAAGACGTGATAGCCTGTGCCCAAACAGGAACAGGGAAAACAGCGGCATTTCTGCTGCCCATCATGGATATGACCTTAGAAAGTACTGGGAAAATCAAAGCATTGGTAATTTCTCCCACACGTGAACTTGCACAGCAGATAGACCAACAGCTCGAAGGGCTTGCTTATTTTACCAACACAAGCTCTATTGCCATCTATGGCGGCGGGGACGGCGCAGGCTGGGAAAGAGAAAAAAGAGCGTTGAAAGAGGGAGTAGATATAGTAGTGGCAACCCCTGGGAAACTACTTTCTTACCTCAAGCAAGGCATAGGTGATTTTAGTGGCTTAGAATTCCTGATTCTAGATGAAGCTGACCGCATGCTCGACATGGGCTTCCTTGACGACATCATGACCATTATAAACATGTTGCCCAAAAAGCGTCAAAACTTGCTTTTTTCGGCGACAATGCCTCCTAAAATCCGTGATTTTGCTGCAAAAATGTTAGTAGAGCCCGTGGAAGTAACACTTGCTATTTCCAAAACTGCCGCAGGTGTTGTACAAGCAGCCTTCATGGTGTATGAAGAACAAAAAATTGATTTGGTTTCTTATCTGCTTAGGGATGATGATGTGCCAAGTGTCATCATATTTTCGAGTACAAAACGAAAGGTGAGCGAGATTACAAAAGCTTTAGCTGCCAAAAACCTTTCGGTAAGGGAAATGCACTCGGGCTTGGATCAGAAGGAACGAGAAGATGTAATTCGCCAGTTCAAAAATAAAAGCTTCAACATCATGGTGGGGACGGATATTGTGGCGAGAGGAATCGACATCGACTCTATAAGCATGGTGATCAATTTTGATGTGCCTAACGATGCCGAAGACTATGTACACCGGGTGGGAAGAACCGCAAGGGCTGCCTCAACGGGCGAAGCAGTTACATTCATCACCAAACAAGAAGCATATAAATTTTCCCAAATAGAAGAACTTATAGGACAGGAAGTACGAAAAGTGAAGCTTCCAAAATCCATTGGCGAAGGTCCTGTATACGACCCAAGTCAAAAAGAATCGAGAGGTGGAGGAAGAGGTTACGGTAAGAAACCTGGTAACAAATCAGGAAAGAAAAAAGGTAGCTTCACAAAAAAACCTAGGCTAAAAAAGAGAAATGACTAG
- a CDS encoding nucleoid-associated protein: MPSFENLSFGELVVHFVGNKTHEEYLSLSERAVNLAPEVEELLKHFFLTPFKTETYYHFDLEKAEGRNSVFELVKRLFDNESDLVPISRAIAELLYEESTHPKIKGGEFYVVYFKDCIVEDEIADAIGLFKSENKETFIKVYETDNSFDVSGEEGININKLDKGCLIFNTEQEHGYKVSIVDNLNKGAEAQYWLDAFLKVKLRDENFYHTQNYMNMCLEFVDEVLTEEKGVDKLSKVAIKNDSAKYFKEKEDFSEEEFVVEVIQQPEIIEAFKEYKEEYKERPERAEQPVFEEFNISPNAVKSTNKFFKSVLKLDKNFHVYIHGNKENVEQGFDEEKGMKYYKLFYNEEKE, translated from the coding sequence ATGCCAAGTTTCGAAAACCTCAGCTTCGGAGAATTAGTAGTCCATTTTGTGGGAAACAAAACCCACGAAGAATATTTGTCGCTCTCGGAGCGTGCCGTAAACCTTGCCCCTGAGGTAGAAGAATTACTCAAACATTTCTTTCTTACCCCTTTCAAAACCGAAACCTATTACCATTTCGACTTGGAGAAAGCGGAAGGACGGAATAGTGTTTTTGAGCTGGTGAAAAGGCTTTTTGATAACGAAAGTGATTTGGTGCCTATTTCTAGGGCTATTGCCGAGCTGCTTTACGAAGAATCGACCCACCCAAAAATAAAAGGTGGTGAATTCTACGTGGTCTATTTCAAAGATTGCATAGTAGAAGACGAAATTGCCGATGCCATTGGTTTATTCAAGTCGGAGAATAAGGAAACCTTCATCAAAGTATATGAAACGGACAATAGCTTTGACGTAAGTGGAGAAGAAGGTATAAACATCAATAAACTGGACAAAGGTTGCCTTATTTTCAATACTGAGCAGGAGCATGGCTACAAAGTAAGCATTGTAGATAACCTCAACAAAGGAGCAGAAGCACAGTATTGGTTAGATGCATTCCTAAAAGTGAAATTGCGTGACGAAAATTTCTACCACACCCAAAACTACATGAACATGTGCCTGGAGTTTGTGGACGAAGTACTTACAGAGGAAAAAGGCGTGGACAAGCTCTCAAAAGTTGCCATCAAAAACGACTCAGCGAAGTATTTCAAAGAAAAAGAAGACTTTTCGGAAGAAGAGTTTGTGGTAGAAGTGATCCAACAACCAGAAATAATTGAAGCATTTAAAGAGTACAAAGAAGAGTACAAAGAACGACCAGAGCGAGCTGAACAGCCCGTTTTTGAAGAGTTCAATATCTCCCCCAATGCGGTAAAAAGCACCAATAAGTTCTTCAAAAGCGTATTGAAGCTTGACAAAAACTTCCACGTCTATATTCATGGAAACAAGGAAAACGTAGAGCAAGGCTTCGACGAGGAAAAAGGAATGAAGTACTATAAACTCTTTTACAACGAGGAAAAGGAGTAG
- a CDS encoding GNAT family N-acetyltransferase, with protein MIKISDAREVSQEEIVALYEANKWSSAKKPDELYKALLNSDYLVTARDAGKLVGIGNALSNGYLVVYYPHLLVLPEYHGKGVGKMIMKKFAQKYGHLHQQILVADGGAIQFYEKCGFEKAGETQSMWIYKGGDH; from the coding sequence ATGATAAAGATAAGTGATGCTAGAGAAGTGAGCCAAGAAGAAATAGTAGCCTTATACGAAGCAAATAAATGGTCGTCGGCCAAGAAGCCCGACGAACTTTATAAAGCTTTGCTAAATTCCGATTACTTGGTGACCGCTAGGGATGCTGGAAAACTTGTGGGAATTGGAAATGCGCTTTCCAATGGATATTTGGTAGTATATTACCCACATTTGTTGGTGCTTCCCGAGTACCATGGGAAAGGTGTTGGCAAGATGATTATGAAAAAGTTTGCCCAAAAATACGGACACCTCCACCAGCAAATCTTAGTTGCCGATGGAGGTGCCATTCAATTTTATGAAAAATGTGGGTTTGAAAAAGCTGGGGAAACCCAGTCCATGTGGATTTACAAGGGTGGGGATCATTAA
- a CDS encoding amidohydrolase family protein produces the protein MKKNYNNLLTLLALLLLSSQFSFAQQTYIHCGKLIDGVGDKAQKKMTIVVEGEKIISVQKGFKKPGDDDKLIDLSSQTVMPGFMDMHVHLEQETSPTRYMDRFRKNEADIAFESTVYAKRTLMAGFTTVRDLGGSGVNISMRKAVDAGYIVGPRIFTSGKSIATTGGHADPTNGMKKSLMGDPGPAEGVVNSPEDARKAVRQRYKNGADVIKITATGGVLSVAKDGQSPQFNMEELKAIVETAKDYNMITAAHAHGAEGMKRAVLAGITSIEHGTKMTEEVMDLMIERGTYLVPTITAGKSVAEKAKIPNYYPAVVVPKALEIGPQIQGTFAKAYERGVKIVFGTDAGVFPHGENWKEFGYMVEAGMPAMEAIKSATMEAAKLLRMEDELGSIQPGRFADIVATPENPLEEISTMGEVMFVMKGGKVYKYTE, from the coding sequence ATGAAAAAAAACTACAACAACCTATTAACACTACTCGCCCTACTTCTTCTCAGCAGTCAATTTTCTTTTGCCCAACAAACCTATATCCACTGTGGAAAGTTGATAGATGGCGTGGGCGACAAAGCACAAAAAAAGATGACAATAGTGGTGGAAGGAGAAAAAATTATTTCGGTGCAAAAAGGCTTCAAAAAGCCGGGTGACGATGATAAGTTGATAGACCTTTCTTCCCAAACGGTAATGCCTGGCTTCATGGACATGCACGTGCATTTGGAACAGGAAACCAGTCCTACTCGCTACATGGATCGTTTTCGGAAAAATGAGGCAGATATTGCCTTTGAATCTACTGTTTATGCGAAACGTACCCTAATGGCAGGCTTTACCACCGTGCGCGATTTGGGCGGAAGCGGGGTAAATATATCCATGAGAAAAGCCGTAGATGCTGGCTATATCGTTGGTCCTAGAATTTTTACCAGCGGAAAATCAATTGCTACCACAGGCGGACACGCCGACCCTACCAACGGAATGAAAAAGAGCCTAATGGGCGACCCTGGCCCTGCCGAAGGGGTGGTGAACAGCCCTGAAGATGCGAGAAAAGCCGTTCGCCAACGCTACAAAAATGGGGCTGATGTGATAAAAATAACTGCTACGGGTGGCGTACTGAGCGTGGCAAAAGACGGGCAAAGTCCCCAGTTCAACATGGAAGAGCTTAAAGCTATTGTTGAAACCGCCAAGGACTACAACATGATCACTGCGGCTCATGCACACGGAGCTGAAGGCATGAAACGTGCAGTACTTGCAGGAATTACTTCGATAGAACACGGTACAAAAATGACGGAAGAAGTGATGGATTTGATGATAGAACGAGGAACTTACCTCGTGCCGACCATTACGGCAGGTAAGTCGGTAGCTGAAAAAGCTAAAATCCCTAATTATTATCCAGCTGTAGTAGTTCCCAAGGCGTTGGAGATAGGTCCTCAAATTCAAGGGACTTTTGCAAAAGCTTATGAAAGAGGTGTAAAAATCGTTTTTGGAACGGATGCCGGCGTATTCCCCCATGGCGAGAACTGGAAAGAATTTGGATACATGGTAGAGGCAGGAATGCCAGCGATGGAAGCTATCAAATCGGCAACTATGGAAGCTGCCAAACTGCTCCGCATGGAAGACGAACTTGGCTCGATCCAGCCTGGCAGGTTTGCCGATATAGTAGCCACTCCCGAAAATCCGCTTGAAGAAATAAGCACAATGGGAGAAGTTATGTTTGTGATGAAAGGAGGGAAAGTTTACAAGTATACAGAGTAG
- a CDS encoding methyltransferase translates to MHNQLPPQAILKGYLPQMLLTKSLNIVAELNIADIVANGSMSVDEIAQKCEAESKVLFRLLRVLVDQGIFIFDEKGYVANSDVSEFLRSDVPGSQRNFIRMMGSDWMWTIFNHLDSSVKTGESSFSQAFPAADNLFQYFSSINPEGGKIFSQSMSSMSSTYDATVADSYDFSGFDTLLDIGGAEGNLLKNIKQKSPEINAVLFDLPHVIEQVKATDSGLAYEAGSFFEEIKTPADCILIKYVLHNWKDEQCLKILQNCRKSMREGGKLLIVEMLIDNDKRQVFEKSMDVVMLMLLQAAERTREEFSSLLNEAGFKLTRVIPTKSPLYILEAELV, encoded by the coding sequence ATGCATAATCAATTGCCTCCACAAGCTATTTTGAAGGGTTATCTTCCTCAAATGCTATTGACCAAATCACTTAACATTGTTGCTGAATTGAACATTGCCGATATTGTGGCCAATGGGTCAATGTCAGTCGATGAGATCGCACAGAAATGCGAGGCAGAAAGCAAAGTTCTTTTCCGATTATTACGTGTCCTAGTTGATCAAGGTATTTTCATATTCGACGAGAAAGGGTATGTGGCTAATTCGGATGTATCTGAGTTTTTGAGAAGCGATGTGCCGGGTTCGCAACGTAATTTCATCAGGATGATGGGTAGCGACTGGATGTGGACTATTTTTAACCATCTCGATAGCAGTGTAAAAACAGGAGAAAGTAGCTTTAGCCAAGCCTTTCCAGCAGCTGATAATTTATTTCAATATTTTTCGAGTATCAATCCTGAAGGAGGGAAGATATTTTCGCAGTCGATGTCGAGTATGTCTTCTACCTATGACGCTACAGTGGCTGATAGTTATGATTTCTCTGGATTTGATACCCTCTTGGATATTGGCGGAGCGGAAGGTAACTTGTTGAAAAATATTAAACAGAAATCTCCAGAAATCAACGCTGTATTGTTCGATTTGCCACATGTAATAGAGCAGGTGAAAGCGACCGATAGTGGCTTAGCCTATGAAGCAGGTAGCTTTTTTGAAGAGATAAAAACACCGGCAGATTGCATACTCATAAAATATGTGTTGCATAATTGGAAAGATGAGCAATGCTTGAAGATTCTCCAAAATTGCAGAAAATCGATGCGAGAAGGAGGGAAGTTGCTTATAGTAGAAATGTTGATTGATAACGACAAAAGGCAGGTTTTTGAAAAATCAATGGACGTGGTTATGTTGATGTTGTTGCAGGCAGCCGAGCGTACCAGAGAAGAGTTTAGTTCCTTATTGAATGAGGCGGGCTTTAAGCTTACAAGAGTGATCCCTACAAAGTCCCCATTGTATATTTTGGAAGCTGAGTTAGTGTAA